In Desulfosediminicola ganghwensis, a single window of DNA contains:
- a CDS encoding biotin carboxylase N-terminal domain-containing protein yields MEGKVLIANRGEIAIRIMNACIDLGLDYAVVYTEADKDSEHVQRNITSGPDQNAWRITSYTDPNDILAVADYCGATAIHPGYGFFSEDYRFARRATKRDRALTFIGPNWNVIKDLGDKINTKKVANGLGIPTIPGTDAPIYNEMEAEEIAQRLLEDQLAQGIQSPSILVKAAAGGGGMGIEEVTEIETFRRVYRQLQNYAKRQFGDGGVLIEQCIRDFNHLEVQLVCSRHGERIHFSSRNCTIQSTGRQKRVEAAPGFCQSCFDYDFDEKKVLDKIVEYSLKLANHVKYDNVGTWEWIVTRSGQPYLLEVNTRIQVENDISARISYLNGEQPNLIREQIRLALGEKTGYKQNAIEFKGASIELRIVAEDTRRGFAPWIGTINEFSFPAHEWSVVYSHVPTDRAYPIPSDFDPNLALALVWGKDMDEAKARAAQFIDETVIRGEDSSGSPIITNLEYLKNNLDRLLAF; encoded by the coding sequence TTGGAAGGAAAGGTACTCATTGCAAACCGTGGCGAGATCGCCATCCGCATCATGAACGCCTGCATAGACCTCGGACTCGATTATGCAGTAGTGTATACCGAGGCCGATAAAGACTCCGAGCATGTGCAGCGTAACATCACCAGTGGCCCGGATCAGAATGCCTGGCGTATAACCAGTTATACTGACCCCAACGACATACTGGCGGTGGCAGATTATTGCGGAGCAACAGCCATCCATCCAGGTTATGGATTTTTTTCAGAAGATTACCGCTTTGCCCGCCGGGCAACCAAGCGTGATCGGGCGCTGACCTTTATTGGCCCCAACTGGAATGTAATCAAGGACCTGGGTGACAAGATCAACACTAAAAAGGTTGCCAACGGCCTTGGCATCCCCACCATTCCCGGCACAGACGCCCCCATTTATAATGAGATGGAGGCCGAAGAGATAGCCCAGCGTCTGCTCGAAGACCAGCTCGCCCAGGGCATCCAGTCTCCTTCGATCCTGGTCAAAGCCGCAGCAGGCGGTGGCGGCATGGGCATCGAGGAAGTTACAGAAATTGAGACGTTTCGTCGTGTTTACCGCCAGCTGCAGAACTACGCCAAGCGTCAGTTCGGCGACGGCGGTGTACTGATTGAACAATGTATCAGGGATTTTAACCACTTAGAGGTGCAACTTGTCTGTTCCCGTCATGGTGAACGGATCCACTTCAGCTCCCGTAACTGTACAATCCAGTCCACCGGTCGTCAGAAACGCGTCGAGGCAGCGCCTGGTTTTTGCCAGTCCTGTTTCGATTACGATTTTGACGAAAAGAAAGTTCTCGATAAAATCGTCGAGTATTCTCTTAAACTGGCCAACCACGTCAAATATGACAACGTCGGCACCTGGGAATGGATTGTCACCAGATCCGGTCAGCCCTACCTGCTGGAGGTGAACACCCGCATCCAGGTAGAAAACGATATTTCAGCGCGCATTTCCTATCTTAATGGCGAGCAGCCTAATCTTATCCGGGAACAGATCCGACTGGCCCTTGGTGAGAAAACCGGCTACAAGCAGAACGCCATCGAGTTTAAAGGTGCTTCAATCGAGCTTCGTATCGTTGCCGAGGACACCCGTCGCGGCTTTGCCCCATGGATCGGAACCATTAACGAGTTCAGTTTCCCGGCTCATGAATGGTCAGTGGTATACAGCCACGTTCCCACCGACAGGGCATACCCAATTCCAAGTGATTTTGATCCGAACCTGGCGCTGGCGCTGGTCTGGGGCAAAGATATGGATGAGGCTAAGGCGCGCGCCGCACAGTTCATCGACGAGACGGTTATCAGGGGTGAAGATTCCAGCGGAAGCCCGATCATTACCAATCTGGAATACCTGAAAAACAACCTGGATCGTCTGCTGGCCTTCTAG
- a CDS encoding hemolysin family protein yields the protein MNTENESDQEEPEERKGFLRQLLSKVPFGRPETTQDLENEILELLEEGEEHGLISSLEEKMINSIFDFRDTLAAEIMTPAAEVVSIEASMPMADIINLVIENGFTRIPVYQDNPDRVVGVLHAKDLLRVCAHLSNKPVVLDDVLRPIYFVTENKPIVDLLKEFQMRKNHMAMVTDEFGTVRGLITLEDILEEIVGEIDDEYDEEQDVIERLEDGAIVVHARLDIEKIEEFFDAELPEGPFESVGGLVIHLLGRLGKTGDVMTVGGLKLEVKSASSRHIKMVRIERIPDGDKDE from the coding sequence ATGAACACGGAAAACGAATCTGACCAGGAGGAGCCTGAAGAACGAAAAGGCTTTCTCAGACAATTGCTGTCCAAAGTACCTTTCGGGCGGCCGGAAACCACCCAGGATTTAGAAAACGAAATTCTCGAACTGCTGGAAGAGGGCGAGGAACACGGGCTTATATCCAGTCTTGAGGAGAAGATGATTAACTCCATCTTCGACTTTCGAGACACTCTTGCAGCTGAGATTATGACCCCGGCTGCCGAGGTCGTGAGTATTGAGGCATCAATGCCCATGGCCGATATCATCAATTTGGTCATAGAAAATGGTTTTACCCGAATACCCGTGTATCAGGACAATCCGGATCGGGTTGTCGGCGTGCTGCATGCCAAGGATCTGCTGAGGGTTTGCGCACACCTCTCCAATAAGCCGGTGGTGCTGGATGATGTGCTCCGTCCCATCTACTTCGTGACCGAGAACAAACCGATTGTCGACCTTCTCAAAGAATTCCAGATGCGCAAAAATCATATGGCCATGGTCACCGATGAGTTCGGAACTGTGCGTGGCCTGATTACGCTGGAAGATATTCTGGAGGAGATTGTTGGCGAGATCGACGACGAATATGACGAAGAACAGGATGTCATCGAGCGCCTCGAAGATGGTGCAATTGTCGTTCATGCGCGCCTCGATATTGAAAAGATCGAGGAATTTTTCGATGCTGAACTGCCTGAAGGGCCGTTTGAGTCAGTTGGTGGCCTTGTTATTCATCTTCTCGGCAGGCTCGGGAAGACCGGCGACGTAATGACTGTCGGCGGCTTGAAGCTCGAGGTGAAAAGCGCCTCCTCCCGTCACATCAAGATGGTCAGAATTGAACGTATACCCGACGGGGATAAAGACGAATGA
- the lnt gene encoding apolipoprotein N-acyltransferase has protein sequence MTAPRRVWPLFSSLLTPVLLWCAYPGGGEIWQLLFVALIPFLHALPLMSGRRALVCGFLVGVLHYLLVLYWITTVVGRYGGLPLPITILALVLLASFMASYTAIFAVLARAMLVRASLLASLLVIPAIWVGLDWLKSWLFSGFPWMDIGYALAGEPLLIQSADVFGHSGLSYLLVLINVLLVLVIYNLRYLRAVLPLVVLVGVLAGGAGFYSVERWDEVSARLTDPNTPKTVMGIVQGNIDQSEKWSKDNQQRTTDIYIENSLRLRTDEGAAKRPELVVWPETALPYYPQTYQDIGTLTGFVESRQMAVLTGAPWFELRDRATRDIRYFNSAQLVQPGIGFSDYYHKSHLVPFGEYVPMKRFLPFLEPLVESVGDFSAGQVEEPMVWNESRIGVLICFESIFADIGRAWVKSGANVLVNLTNDAWYGKSSAPHHSMAMTVFRAVETRRSVVRAANTGISGFIDPRGQVDEPSAIFTLWAHAEEVALLEGETVFVRWGYFFAPVCLILGVLIGGLYAGLPSGRIRQGRDYVIRG, from the coding sequence ATGACAGCTCCCAGGCGGGTCTGGCCGCTATTTTCATCACTGCTTACGCCGGTGTTGCTCTGGTGTGCGTATCCCGGAGGTGGGGAAATCTGGCAGTTGCTCTTCGTTGCCCTGATTCCTTTTCTTCACGCTTTGCCGCTGATGAGTGGCAGGCGTGCTCTCGTTTGTGGCTTTCTGGTAGGGGTGCTGCATTATCTGCTGGTGCTTTACTGGATTACCACGGTGGTTGGCCGTTACGGTGGGCTGCCGCTCCCGATTACCATTCTGGCCTTGGTACTGCTTGCTTCGTTTATGGCCAGTTATACGGCAATATTTGCCGTGCTGGCCAGGGCCATGCTCGTTAGAGCCTCCCTGCTCGCCTCCCTGCTTGTTATTCCCGCAATATGGGTCGGTCTGGATTGGCTCAAGAGCTGGCTTTTCAGTGGCTTTCCCTGGATGGATATAGGGTATGCCCTGGCAGGGGAGCCCTTGTTGATTCAGTCGGCAGATGTGTTCGGCCATAGCGGTCTTTCCTATCTGCTGGTGCTGATCAATGTGTTGCTGGTGCTGGTTATATATAATTTACGGTACCTGCGGGCTGTACTGCCGCTGGTGGTGTTGGTCGGCGTGCTGGCAGGTGGAGCCGGTTTTTATTCCGTAGAGCGTTGGGACGAGGTTTCTGCCCGGCTAACTGATCCGAATACCCCGAAAACAGTCATGGGGATTGTACAGGGCAATATCGATCAAAGTGAAAAGTGGTCGAAGGACAACCAGCAGCGAACAACAGATATTTATATAGAAAACTCTCTTCGGTTGAGAACGGATGAGGGGGCTGCAAAACGTCCCGAGCTGGTGGTCTGGCCGGAGACTGCGCTTCCCTATTATCCTCAGACCTACCAGGATATAGGAACGCTCACAGGTTTCGTAGAGTCCCGGCAGATGGCTGTATTGACCGGTGCCCCCTGGTTCGAACTGAGAGATCGGGCAACCCGTGATATTCGCTACTTTAACAGCGCCCAGCTGGTTCAACCTGGCATAGGGTTTTCCGATTATTATCATAAAAGCCATCTGGTGCCGTTTGGCGAATATGTGCCGATGAAACGTTTTCTGCCGTTTCTGGAACCGCTGGTGGAATCGGTCGGTGATTTCAGCGCAGGCCAGGTGGAAGAGCCAATGGTCTGGAACGAGTCCCGTATCGGGGTGCTGATCTGCTTTGAGTCCATCTTCGCCGATATCGGCAGGGCTTGGGTAAAAAGTGGTGCCAACGTTCTGGTAAATTTGACCAATGACGCCTGGTATGGTAAATCCAGTGCCCCACACCATAGTATGGCGATGACAGTTTTTCGCGCAGTGGAAACCCGTCGTAGCGTTGTTCGGGCGGCAAATACCGGTATATCAGGCTTTATTGATCCCCGGGGCCAGGTTGATGAACCATCAGCTATATTCACCCTTTGGGCCCACGCCGAAGAGGTGGCGCTGCTGGAAGGCGAGACAGTTTTTGTTCGCTGGGGATATTTTTTCGCACCCGTATGTCTGATCCTGGGCGTCCTGATCGGAGGTCTCTATGCAGGATTGCCTTCGGGGAGAATTCGCCAGGGCAGAGATTATGTGATACGCGGTTAA
- the prfB gene encoding peptide chain release factor 2 (programmed frameshift) has translation MSIETGAGVSKQIITDLKGRLLALKEHLDLPRKREELEKLERLTMAPDFWNEAAVAQKVQKEHGQLQDIIKAWDDRWEELEEIELLLEMATEEGDAESEVEVAERLREMQDEIAVAEVECMFSGEHDGNNAIVSIHAGAGGTEAQDWVDIMLRMYLRWAEDKGIKTDILDYLPGDEAGVKGVTIMFQGRNAYGYLRSELGIHRLVRISPFDSSGRRHTSFASVMVMPELDDSVDVNIEDKDLRVDTYRASGAGGQHVNKTDSAIRLTHLPTGVVVQCQNERSQHRNKDMAMKMLAARLYELEKQKQAEAQEGLSGDKKDIAWGSQIRSYVLQPYRMIKDHRTEHETGNVDAVLDGNIDQFIKAYLLWKK, from the exons ATGTCTATTGAAACAGGTGCTGGTGTTTCCAAGCAGATCATTACAGATCTCAAAGGCCGTCTCCTGGCCTTGAAGGAGCATCTT GACTTACCTCGCAAAAGAGAAGAACTGGAAAAGCTGGAACGACTGACCATGGCGCCGGACTTCTGGAATGAGGCTGCTGTAGCCCAGAAAGTCCAGAAAGAGCATGGCCAGCTCCAGGATATTATTAAAGCCTGGGATGATCGCTGGGAGGAGTTGGAAGAAATCGAACTTCTCCTGGAAATGGCCACTGAAGAGGGTGATGCCGAATCGGAAGTTGAGGTCGCTGAAAGGCTCCGCGAAATGCAGGATGAAATTGCTGTTGCGGAGGTGGAGTGTATGTTCAGCGGTGAGCATGATGGCAATAACGCCATAGTTTCCATTCATGCCGGTGCCGGTGGTACTGAGGCACAGGACTGGGTGGATATCATGCTGCGCATGTACCTGCGCTGGGCTGAGGATAAAGGTATCAAAACTGATATTCTCGATTATCTGCCTGGTGATGAAGCTGGCGTGAAGGGTGTGACTATCATGTTCCAAGGGCGCAATGCCTATGGCTATCTGCGCTCTGAACTTGGCATTCACAGGCTGGTGCGGATTTCACCGTTTGACTCCAGCGGCAGGCGCCACACCTCCTTCGCCTCGGTAATGGTCATGCCCGAACTGGATGACAGTGTCGACGTGAATATCGAGGATAAGGATCTGCGCGTTGACACCTACCGGGCAAGCGGTGCCGGAGGTCAGCATGTGAACAAGACCGACTCCGCTATTCGCCTGACCCATTTGCCCACCGGTGTCGTAGTGCAATGCCAGAACGAACGCAGTCAGCATCGCAACAAGGATATGGCCATGAAAATGCTGGCGGCACGGCTTTATGAGCTTGAGAAGCAGAAGCAGGCCGAAGCCCAGGAAGGTTTGAGCGGCGACAAGAAGGATATTGCCTGGGGCAGCCAGATCCGATCCTATGTCCTGCAACCGTACCGGATGATCAAAGATCACAGAACCGAGCATGAAACAGGTAATGTGGACGCGGTTCTCGATGGCAATATTGATCAGTTCATTAAGGCCTATCTGCTCTGGAAGAAGTAG
- a CDS encoding (Fe-S)-binding protein has translation MRCSISTGNSNNAQAGEKSSRCARCGACTVVCPVYRASGGKEYYSGRGKKYLLEVMGEETPSPVFEDIFSKCLLCGACVAACPRGVDVVEEVRDARSDFTRGYGEHGYQKFLAAKVLEKPELLGVVRRFGRSFHSLLSTTLPADSGLRVKLAMFGGEPVSFANEKIASSAAPISTSTGIGEQLIYFPGCSARYLAPEVLDASRELLGSLGFSVHIPAGLVCCGLAIDSIGEREKARQLAKKNIEALEQQNGRIVVSCGSCYAHLLRYKQLLAGDSPWADRAEEVAGRLVELSRLLDLTLAEKGLTSEKDSPGRVASKKNLRVFYHDPCHLRNELDITREPRNVLKRFSARVELLELADGPQCCGQGGLFHLGAPELSATIRDDLTVKVLAMEPDIITSSCSGCLMQWKSALAAASVELPVLHLSELVSMLSGQKA, from the coding sequence TTGAGGTGTAGCATCAGTACAGGTAACAGCAATAACGCGCAGGCTGGGGAAAAAAGTTCGCGCTGCGCCAGGTGTGGGGCTTGCACCGTAGTTTGCCCCGTTTACAGGGCCAGTGGTGGCAAAGAATATTACTCCGGCCGCGGCAAAAAATATCTGCTCGAAGTAATGGGGGAGGAAACTCCCTCTCCCGTTTTCGAAGATATTTTTTCCAAATGTCTTCTTTGCGGGGCCTGTGTCGCAGCCTGTCCACGTGGGGTGGACGTGGTTGAAGAGGTGCGCGATGCCAGGAGTGACTTCACCAGAGGCTATGGCGAACATGGCTACCAGAAATTTCTGGCGGCTAAGGTGCTCGAAAAGCCTGAACTGCTCGGCGTCGTCCGTAGATTTGGCAGATCCTTTCACTCCCTTCTCAGTACAACTCTCCCCGCCGATAGTGGCTTACGGGTCAAGTTGGCCATGTTTGGCGGCGAACCCGTTTCTTTCGCCAATGAAAAAATAGCATCTTCCGCAGCTCCCATATCGACCAGTACCGGTATCGGTGAGCAACTGATCTATTTTCCCGGTTGCAGTGCAAGGTATCTCGCCCCGGAAGTTCTCGATGCGAGCCGTGAGCTGCTCGGCTCCCTCGGCTTTTCTGTCCATATTCCTGCAGGGCTGGTCTGTTGCGGGTTGGCCATCGATTCTATTGGTGAGCGGGAAAAAGCACGGCAACTGGCTAAAAAAAATATCGAAGCGCTGGAGCAACAGAACGGTAGGATCGTGGTCAGTTGCGGCTCCTGTTACGCTCATTTGCTGAGGTATAAGCAGCTGTTGGCAGGAGATAGCCCCTGGGCAGACCGTGCTGAAGAAGTCGCTGGGCGACTGGTGGAGCTGAGCCGGCTTCTTGACCTGACACTGGCGGAAAAGGGCCTGACATCAGAAAAAGATTCACCCGGACGTGTAGCGTCAAAAAAGAATCTGCGCGTTTTTTATCATGACCCCTGTCATTTGCGAAACGAGCTGGATATCACCCGGGAGCCCCGTAATGTTCTAAAACGCTTCTCAGCCCGGGTTGAACTTCTGGAATTGGCAGACGGGCCTCAGTGCTGTGGACAGGGAGGGTTGTTTCATCTGGGAGCGCCGGAACTCTCTGCGACTATTCGCGATGACCTGACGGTGAAAGTACTGGCCATGGAGCCGGACATCATCACCAGCAGCTGTTCCGGTTGCCTGATGCAGTGGAAATCTGCGCTGGCCGCAGCCTCTGTGGAATTACCGGTGCTGCATCTCTCAGAGCTTGTCTCGATGCTTTCTGGTCAGAAAGCTTGA